A genomic segment from Diospyros lotus cultivar Yz01 chromosome 5, ASM1463336v1, whole genome shotgun sequence encodes:
- the LOC127802762 gene encoding uncharacterized protein LOC127802762 — protein MMFIRTKISASIRGSILECKTVNELLKAIDEQFESSDKALASTLMTKLSSMRLTGIKGVREHIMKMRDIAAQLKSLEVTMSDSFLVHFILNSLPQQYGPFKISYNTHKNKWSINELLTMCVQEEGRLIMEMGEIAYMATQGKNKFTQARHKGKGKIPIQPKVKKESKCFFCKKKGHLKKDCLKFKAWLEKKGFSKPEETSGK, from the exons ATGATGTTCATTCGAACTAAGATTTCTGCTAGTATTCGTGGTTCAATTCTAGAATGCAAAACAGTCAATGAGTTACTGAAGGCTATTGATGAACAGTTTGAGTCTTCAGATAAAGCACTTGCTAGCACCCTAATGACGAAGTTATCATCAATGAGGCTCACCGGTATTAAAGGTGTGCGCGAGCACATCATGAAGATGAGAGACATTGCAGCTCAACTGAAATCCTTGGAGGTTACGATGTCGGATTCTTTTCTTGtgcattttattttgaattctctCCCACAACAGTATGGtccctttaaaatttcttataacacacataaaaataaatggtCTATTAATGAATTATTGACCATGTGTGTTCAAGAAGAAGGGAGGCTGATTATGGAAATGGGAGAGATTGCATATATGGCCACTCAAGGAAAGAATAAGTTTACTCAAGCAAGGCATAAAGGAAAAGGTAAAATACCCATCCAGCCTAAAGTAAAGAAGGAATCCAAGTGCTTcttttgcaaaaagaaaggacATCTGAAGAAGGATTGCCTCAAATTTAAGGCATGGCTTGAGAAGAAAG GGTTTTCTAAACCAGAGGAAACCAGTGGGAAGTGA